From the genome of Streptacidiphilus rugosus AM-16, one region includes:
- a CDS encoding HD-GYP domain-containing protein — protein MIAGALVCTALCGVGGGPWSRVVVLAGLYVACEWLMRRQAAGEAAVAPGRWAAFFPVLLAAAVLLRPGEAALVPVMGAVFTPAAPPRALRRAWNAAQLALAACAAAVVFDATGGTEQLARHQFPEVLGPTLLAALSFCVVTGVLAGGIRVAAEHADPRTVWRGALLRSLVPCLGYGLIGLTMAVLWQGPYGSFSAVLVLLPLTVSSWVFAQFQREEAAHQATVSALVQAVEIKDEYTRGHSERVSRASVLMARELRMDEERVASLRIAGVLHDIGKLGVPTRVLRKNGPLTDDEHEAVQLHPTFGHEMVRGIGFLGEAREGILHHHERIDGRGYPAGLAGEEIPEFARVIAVADAFDSMTSTRSYRRGRPVAEAVVELERCAGSQFDPVMVAALIRAVRRHGWEPVAFSPGDEDAPDLPLGIREPTRAGAA, from the coding sequence GTGATCGCCGGTGCGTTGGTCTGTACGGCGCTGTGCGGGGTGGGCGGCGGGCCGTGGAGCCGGGTCGTGGTGCTGGCCGGGTTGTACGTCGCCTGCGAGTGGTTGATGCGACGTCAGGCCGCCGGCGAGGCGGCCGTCGCGCCCGGGCGGTGGGCCGCGTTCTTTCCGGTGCTGCTCGCGGCGGCGGTTCTGCTGCGGCCCGGCGAGGCCGCCCTCGTGCCGGTGATGGGCGCGGTGTTCACCCCCGCCGCGCCGCCGCGCGCCCTGCGGCGGGCCTGGAACGCGGCGCAGCTCGCCCTCGCCGCCTGCGCGGCCGCCGTGGTGTTCGACGCCACCGGCGGCACGGAACAGCTGGCGCGGCATCAGTTCCCCGAGGTGCTGGGCCCGACCTTGCTCGCCGCGCTGAGCTTCTGTGTGGTGACCGGCGTGCTCGCCGGGGGGATCAGGGTCGCCGCCGAGCATGCCGACCCGCGCACCGTCTGGCGCGGAGCACTGCTGCGTTCGCTCGTGCCCTGCCTCGGGTACGGGCTGATCGGGCTGACCATGGCGGTGCTGTGGCAGGGGCCCTACGGATCCTTCTCCGCCGTGCTGGTGCTGCTGCCGCTGACCGTGTCCTCCTGGGTCTTCGCGCAGTTCCAGCGGGAGGAGGCCGCGCACCAGGCGACGGTCAGCGCACTGGTGCAGGCGGTGGAGATCAAGGACGAGTACACCCGCGGCCACAGCGAGCGGGTCAGCAGGGCGTCCGTGCTGATGGCGCGCGAGCTGCGGATGGACGAGGAGCGCGTCGCGTCGCTGCGGATCGCGGGGGTGCTGCACGACATCGGCAAGCTCGGCGTGCCCACGCGCGTGCTGCGCAAGAACGGCCCGCTGACCGACGACGAGCACGAGGCGGTGCAGCTGCATCCGACCTTCGGGCACGAGATGGTGCGCGGCATCGGCTTCCTGGGCGAGGCGCGCGAGGGCATCCTGCACCACCACGAGCGGATCGACGGGCGCGGCTACCCGGCCGGGCTCGCCGGGGAGGAGATCCCCGAGTTCGCCCGGGTGATCGCGGTGGCGGACGCCTTCGACTCGATGACCTCGACCCGCTCCTACCGGCGCGGCAGGCCGGTCGCCGAGGCGGTGGTGGAGCTGGAGCGTTGCGCGGGCAGCCAGTTCGACCCGGTGATGGTGGCCGCGCTGATCCGCGCCGTCCGTCGGCACGGCTGGGAGCCGGTGGCCTTCTCACCCGGCGACGAGGACGCCCCCGACCTGCCGCTGGGCATCCGCGAGCCGACCCGTGCGGGCGCTGCCTGA